One window of Streptomyces sp. FIT100 genomic DNA carries:
- a CDS encoding PIG-L deacetylase family protein, with protein sequence MTGVTDVLVVAPHPDDDVIGCGGSMAKHVREGARVTVVVVIGRERSALDDAVTEAEFAAETENAAKILGVHRCVRFDESSRDFALSRRIHLDLVRVLREVRPQVVYLPHDNDDDVEHRMVHRLTTEALWMAQSEFFQEAGECPMPAPRLVLGYEVWSPMARYQYAEDIGEHIHTKVEAMRAYVSQLRHAAWDEGIRGLARYRGAVSAGSGDAEVFQVLSLRLPPASGPEGGRRG encoded by the coding sequence ATGACCGGGGTCACCGATGTGCTGGTGGTGGCACCGCACCCCGACGACGACGTCATCGGCTGCGGCGGGTCCATGGCCAAGCACGTCCGCGAAGGCGCCCGAGTGACGGTGGTCGTCGTCATCGGGCGCGAGCGCAGCGCCCTCGACGACGCCGTCACCGAAGCCGAGTTCGCCGCGGAGACGGAGAACGCCGCCAAGATCCTGGGTGTGCACCGCTGTGTCCGGTTCGACGAGTCCTCCCGGGACTTCGCTCTGTCCCGCCGGATCCACCTGGACCTCGTACGGGTGCTGCGCGAGGTGCGGCCGCAGGTGGTCTATCTGCCGCACGACAACGACGACGACGTCGAGCACCGCATGGTGCACCGGCTGACCACCGAGGCGCTGTGGATGGCGCAGTCGGAGTTCTTCCAGGAGGCCGGCGAGTGTCCGATGCCGGCGCCCCGGCTGGTGCTCGGTTACGAGGTGTGGTCGCCGATGGCCCGGTACCAGTACGCCGAGGACATAGGCGAACACATCCATACGAAGGTGGAGGCGATGCGCGCGTACGTCTCCCAGCTGCGGCACGCCGCCTGGGACGAGGGCATCCGAGGGCTGGCCCGCTACCGAGGCGCTGTGTCGGCCGGTTCGGGGGACGCGGAGGTCTTCCAGGTGCTGAGCCTGCGCCTCCCGCCCGCCTCCGGCCCGGAGGGAGGCCGCCGTGGCTGA